The proteins below come from a single Pedobacter aquae genomic window:
- the rplQ gene encoding 50S ribosomal protein L17 translates to MRHGKKINHLGRTDSHRKAMLSNMASSLILHKRITTTLAKAKALRTYVEPILTKSKNDTTHSRRTVFQLLQNKEVVTTLFREVAEKIASRPGGYTRIIKLGNRLGDNASMAIVELVDFNEVYGTEAKVEKKSTRRRGSGSKAKVAAPAVVAETTEEVVEAPAQEEASNEASEEEKA, encoded by the coding sequence ATGAGACACGGAAAAAAAATTAATCATTTAGGTCGTACAGATAGTCACCGTAAGGCGATGTTATCTAACATGGCATCTTCGCTTATTTTACACAAGCGTATTACTACAACCTTAGCAAAAGCAAAAGCTTTACGTACTTATGTAGAGCCTATCTTAACTAAGTCTAAAAATGATACTACTCACTCTCGTCGTACAGTATTCCAATTGCTACAAAACAAAGAAGTTGTTACAACTTTATTCCGTGAAGTAGCTGAGAAAATTGCATCAAGACCGGGTGGTTACACTCGTATCATTAAATTAGGTAATCGTTTAGGTGATAATGCTTCTATGGCTATTGTAGAATTGGTAGACTTTAATGAAGTTTACGGTACTGAAGCTAAAGTTGAGAAAAAATCAACTCGTAGAAGAGGTTCTGGTAGCAAAGCTAAAGTTGCAGCACCTGCTGTAGTTGCAGAAACAACTGAAGAAGTTGTTGAAGCACCAGCACAAGAAGAAGCATCTAATGAAGCTTCTGAAGAAGAAAAAGCATAA